One part of the Syntrophomonadaceae bacterium genome encodes these proteins:
- a CDS encoding 4Fe-4S dicluster domain-containing protein encodes MNEMTLKIREIARDLLERGEVKRVIGWEKGTFFYQSTPFFAETPADTDRLIWDDYCLNNLAVYLLDFRYGEEKVALFVKGCDSRGVVRLIQDQQFPRERVYLIGIPCPGLKDAAAAANLPADSEVPLAEKCRTCTHKNPVLFDILAGPQVPAAKMAGDHFAGVRELEAMDPEEKFGFWQSQYGRCIRCYVCRNACPACNCRECIFDQTAKEWLSKEVNGTNNQLFGMIRAFHVAGRCIDCGECERVCPMDIPIMRLNRKVIKDINELFGDYEAGTDLEKLPPLGLYSADDPEEFM; translated from the coding sequence ATGAATGAGATGACGCTAAAAATAAGGGAGATTGCCAGGGATCTGCTGGAAAGGGGAGAGGTGAAAAGAGTAATCGGTTGGGAGAAAGGCACCTTTTTTTACCAGTCAACCCCGTTTTTTGCCGAAACCCCGGCTGACACCGACAGGTTAATCTGGGATGATTACTGTCTTAATAACCTGGCTGTTTACCTCTTAGATTTCCGCTATGGCGAGGAAAAGGTCGCTCTTTTTGTCAAGGGGTGCGATTCGCGGGGAGTAGTGCGCTTGATTCAGGATCAGCAGTTTCCTCGCGAGCGGGTCTACCTGATTGGTATTCCCTGCCCGGGACTGAAAGACGCTGCCGCCGCAGCAAATCTGCCTGCCGATAGCGAGGTGCCTCTGGCAGAGAAATGCCGTACCTGTACCCACAAAAATCCGGTCCTGTTCGACATCCTGGCTGGTCCGCAAGTGCCGGCTGCAAAAATGGCAGGAGATCATTTTGCCGGGGTGAGAGAACTGGAGGCCATGGATCCGGAGGAAAAGTTTGGGTTCTGGCAATCCCAGTACGGACGCTGTATCCGCTGTTATGTCTGCCGTAATGCTTGTCCGGCCTGCAACTGCCGTGAATGCATTTTCGATCAGACGGCCAAGGAGTGGCTAAGCAAGGAGGTTAACGGGACAAATAACCAGCTTTTTGGTATGATCCGGGCCTTCCATGTCGCCGGGCGCTGCATTGACTGCGGGGAATGTGAGCGGGTTTGTCCCATGGATATCCCGATCATGAGGCTAAACCGCAAGGTGATCAAAGACATTAACGAGTTATTTGGCGACTATGAAGCCGGCACCGATCTGGAAAAACTGCCTCCTCTGGGTCTATACAGCGCAGATGACCCGGAAGAGTTTATGTAA
- a CDS encoding hydrogenase iron-sulfur subunit: protein MSVENLTKEETSNSEVPWEPKIVAFSCHWCAYAGADLAGLNRMQYPANVRVLRVPCSSRVKPEFVLRAFQKGADAVLVAG from the coding sequence ATGTCTGTAGAGAACTTGACTAAAGAGGAAACCAGCAATTCGGAAGTTCCTTGGGAACCTAAAATAGTTGCTTTTTCCTGTCACTGGTGCGCCTATGCCGGGGCAGACCTGGCAGGGTTAAACCGCATGCAATACCCGGCTAATGTCCGGGTGCTACGGGTCCCCTGTTCCAGCCGGGTAAAGCCGGAATTTGTCCTGCGGGCTTTCCAAAAGGGGGCCGACGCGGTCTTGGTAGCCGGCTGA
- a CDS encoding FAD/NAD(P)-binding protein, with amino-acid sequence MANQELAHAPGVNPLVPVAGKIIKIVEETPDVKTFHVATENGKPFTPMPGQLGMLSLVPVGEAMFSVTSQGAGHLEFAIKKTGLLTDALHEAVEGQAVAVRGPYGNGFPIEMCKGKDILFIGGGIGLAPVRSLINYCVENREDFGHLQIVYGARSQADLCFKTDLFENWPKVPNCRVDVTIDRGEENWTGPVGFVPAFLEKLNPSPENKIAVTCGPPIMIKFVLQSLAKMNYSAEQIITTLEMRMKCGIGKCGRCNLGSCYVCLDGPVFTLAQLNVMPNEY; translated from the coding sequence ATGGCTAACCAGGAATTAGCCCATGCCCCGGGCGTGAATCCTCTGGTGCCGGTAGCGGGGAAGATTATCAAGATCGTTGAGGAAACCCCTGATGTGAAAACCTTTCATGTTGCAACTGAAAACGGAAAGCCCTTCACACCTATGCCGGGCCAGCTGGGTATGCTGTCCCTGGTTCCCGTTGGAGAGGCCATGTTTTCGGTTACTTCCCAGGGGGCAGGCCACCTGGAGTTTGCGATTAAAAAGACCGGCCTTTTGACCGATGCCCTGCATGAAGCTGTTGAGGGACAGGCTGTTGCGGTCAGGGGTCCTTACGGTAACGGCTTTCCCATTGAAATGTGCAAGGGCAAAGATATTTTGTTTATTGGCGGCGGTATTGGCTTGGCGCCTGTCAGATCTCTGATTAACTACTGTGTTGAAAACAGGGAAGATTTTGGTCACCTGCAAATTGTCTATGGGGCCAGATCTCAGGCAGACCTTTGTTTTAAGACGGATCTGTTTGAAAATTGGCCCAAGGTCCCAAACTGCCGGGTTGATGTAACTATAGATAGGGGAGAGGAAAACTGGACCGGGCCGGTGGGTTTTGTGCCTGCTTTTTTAGAAAAGTTAAACCCCTCGCCGGAGAATAAGATCGCTGTCACCTGCGGGCCCCCCATCATGATCAAGTTTGTGCTGCAGTCATTGGCGAAGATGAACTATTCAGCGGAGCAAATTATTACAACCCTGGAAATGAGGATGAAGTGCGGCATCGGCAAGTGCGGGCGATGCAATTTGGGCAGTTGCTACGTGTGCCTCGACGGCCCTGTCTTTACCCTGGCCCAGCTGAATGTCATGCCCAACGAATATTAA
- a CDS encoding CoB--CoM heterodisulfide reductase iron-sulfur subunit A family protein produces the protein MKRIGVFICHCGTNIAAAVDVKKVAQAAGQMQEVVFSTDYQFMCSEPGQSLIKNAIKEHQLNRVVVAACTPRLHEPTFRKTLQDAGLNPFLLEVANIREQCAWVHVKDKGRATAKAVALVRTAVAKVRKNYALDIPTIPVTHRALVIGAGIAGMQAALDIADAGHQVVLVDREPTIGGNMVKLDKTFPTLDCSAUISTPKMVAAAQHPNIKIVTYAEVESVAGYVGNFEVTIRKKARCVKEKLCTGCGTCWEKCPSKVTSEFDQGLGKRKSIYIPFPQAVPAVPVIDKDTCRQFTKGKCGVCQKLCPRDAVDYEQQDEIIKESFGAIVMATGFDLFDWGQAYGEYGYGKYPDVITGLQFERMNNASGPTGGKILRPSDGREPKTVVFIKCVGSRDDAKGKSYCSRACCMYTAKHAHQVIDKIQDSHAIVFYMDVRTAGKAYEEFYARTAHEGAVYVRGRVSRIFPQGEKLVVRGEDTLIGKQVEVLADLVVLATGMVPARAADEIAKLVSISTDKDGWFQEAHPKLRPVETFTAGVFLAGACQGPKDIPDTVAQASGAAVKISALFSKDRMTTDPMTSQVNEATCIGCGMCVGLCPYKAIELKVISERYHGKERKRQVASVNSGLCQGCGSCTVACPSGSINLKGFTNEQILAEVDAICL, from the coding sequence TTGAAACGGATCGGTGTTTTTATTTGTCACTGCGGCACCAATATCGCGGCTGCTGTTGATGTGAAAAAAGTGGCCCAGGCTGCGGGACAAATGCAAGAAGTGGTATTCTCTACCGACTACCAGTTTATGTGCTCGGAGCCGGGCCAATCCCTGATCAAAAACGCCATCAAGGAGCATCAGCTTAACCGGGTAGTTGTTGCGGCCTGTACACCCCGCCTGCATGAGCCTACTTTCCGTAAAACCCTGCAGGATGCCGGTCTTAATCCCTTCCTTTTGGAGGTTGCCAATATTCGTGAGCAATGCGCCTGGGTGCATGTAAAAGATAAGGGAAGGGCAACAGCCAAGGCAGTCGCGCTGGTGCGTACAGCCGTGGCCAAGGTAAGAAAGAATTATGCGCTTGATATTCCTACCATCCCGGTAACCCACCGGGCCCTGGTAATCGGGGCCGGGATTGCCGGGATGCAGGCTGCCCTGGATATCGCGGATGCCGGCCATCAAGTGGTGCTGGTAGACCGGGAACCCACTATCGGCGGCAACATGGTAAAGCTGGACAAGACCTTTCCTACCCTGGACTGCTCTGCCTGAATAAGCACACCCAAGATGGTTGCTGCGGCGCAGCATCCTAACATTAAGATTGTCACCTATGCCGAAGTGGAATCGGTTGCTGGTTATGTAGGCAACTTTGAAGTCACAATCCGGAAAAAGGCCCGCTGTGTAAAGGAAAAACTGTGCACCGGCTGCGGAACCTGTTGGGAGAAATGTCCCAGCAAGGTGACGAGCGAGTTTGACCAGGGACTGGGCAAACGGAAATCCATTTATATTCCTTTTCCCCAGGCAGTTCCTGCCGTGCCGGTTATTGATAAGGATACCTGCCGCCAGTTTACCAAAGGCAAGTGCGGTGTCTGTCAAAAGCTCTGTCCCAGAGATGCGGTGGACTATGAACAGCAGGATGAAATAATTAAAGAAAGTTTTGGCGCTATTGTAATGGCCACAGGTTTTGACCTGTTCGACTGGGGCCAGGCTTACGGAGAATATGGTTATGGCAAGTATCCTGATGTGATCACTGGCCTGCAGTTTGAGCGGATGAACAATGCTTCCGGGCCTACCGGAGGGAAAATCCTCCGCCCCTCAGACGGGAGAGAGCCGAAAACCGTTGTGTTTATCAAATGTGTTGGTTCCCGTGACGATGCCAAGGGCAAGAGTTACTGTTCCAGAGCTTGCTGTATGTATACGGCCAAACACGCCCATCAAGTAATAGATAAAATCCAAGACTCCCATGCGATTGTGTTTTATATGGATGTGCGCACTGCCGGCAAGGCCTATGAAGAGTTTTACGCCCGCACGGCTCACGAGGGAGCGGTTTATGTGCGCGGGCGGGTTTCCCGCATCTTCCCCCAAGGGGAAAAGCTGGTGGTGCGGGGAGAGGATACCCTGATCGGTAAGCAAGTTGAAGTGCTGGCGGATTTGGTGGTATTAGCAACCGGGATGGTGCCGGCCAGGGCTGCGGATGAAATTGCCAAATTGGTCAGTATTTCCACGGATAAAGATGGTTGGTTCCAAGAGGCCCATCCCAAACTCAGACCGGTAGAAACCTTTACAGCAGGAGTATTTTTGGCTGGGGCCTGCCAGGGTCCCAAAGATATTCCGGATACCGTGGCGCAGGCCAGCGGGGCTGCGGTTAAAATCAGCGCCCTGTTCTCCAAGGACAGGATGACCACTGATCCCATGACCAGCCAGGTTAATGAAGCTACCTGTATTGGTTGCGGGATGTGTGTGGGGCTTTGTCCATACAAGGCTATTGAGCTCAAGGTTATCAGCGAAAGGTATCATGGCAAGGAGAGAAAACGGCAGGTAGCTTCTGTTAACAGCGGTCTTTGCCAGGGTTGCGGCAGCTGTACTGTGGCCTGCCCGTCCGGCTCCATTAACCTGAAGGGCTTCACCAACGAACAGATCTTAGCGGAGGTGGATGCGATATGTCTGTAG
- a CDS encoding 4Fe-4S dicluster domain-containing protein gives MQTFKKESIDQVLAAWAHDAVVYVPVSQAGSKEFGRWSLNTRPDFTGNTRLSPKGLMFLQTESMYSYTVTEGGMGVVLEEIDHKPARQVIVGIRPCDVQSVQVMDEVFLTKGYVDKLYKEKRDHTCLVALGCLSPLPTCFCSSMGLNPMAAPGADLMMYDLGDSYGIIPQSEAGEALIASLGGLVLDGGQVPAGNPCTLKVDTEGLTAKLQKMFEHPLWNKVNQKCLACGTCTYLCPTCHCFDIQGKNKGDEGYKFRCWDSCMYPEYTLMAGGHQPRSSKKERLRQRFLHKLQYMPERYHAWGCVGCGRCLAYCPVQVDITRFMRDVKEVAIDG, from the coding sequence ATGCAGACTTTTAAAAAGGAATCGATAGATCAGGTATTGGCCGCTTGGGCACATGACGCTGTTGTTTATGTGCCGGTCTCCCAGGCTGGCAGCAAGGAATTTGGCCGCTGGTCTTTAAATACCAGGCCGGATTTCACCGGCAATACCCGCTTATCCCCCAAAGGCCTGATGTTTTTGCAAACGGAATCCATGTACAGCTATACCGTAACTGAGGGCGGGATGGGGGTAGTCTTGGAGGAGATTGACCACAAACCGGCCAGGCAGGTGATTGTGGGGATCCGTCCCTGTGATGTCCAAAGTGTGCAGGTAATGGACGAGGTCTTCCTGACCAAAGGTTATGTAGATAAACTGTATAAAGAAAAGCGGGATCATACTTGTCTGGTTGCTTTGGGTTGCCTGAGTCCCCTGCCAACCTGTTTTTGCTCTTCCATGGGTTTAAACCCGATGGCGGCGCCAGGGGCTGACCTGATGATGTATGACCTGGGGGACAGTTACGGGATAATTCCTCAGAGCGAGGCAGGAGAGGCCTTGATAGCTTCCTTGGGAGGATTGGTTTTAGACGGTGGGCAGGTGCCCGCTGGAAACCCCTGTACCCTGAAGGTGGATACAGAAGGTTTAACGGCCAAACTGCAAAAAATGTTTGAACATCCGCTCTGGAACAAAGTCAACCAGAAGTGCCTGGCCTGCGGCACCTGCACCTACCTCTGCCCAACCTGTCACTGCTTTGATATTCAAGGCAAGAATAAGGGGGACGAAGGGTATAAGTTCCGTTGCTGGGATTCCTGCATGTATCCTGAATACACCTTAATGGCTGGCGGGCACCAGCCCAGGTCATCCAAAAAAGAAAGATTGCGTCAGCGATTCTTGCATAAACTCCAGTACATGCCGGAAAGGTACCATGCTTGGGGCTGTGTGGGGTGTGGCCGCTGTCTGGCCTACTGTCCGGTTCAAGTAGATATCACCAGGTTTATGCGAGACGTAAAGGAGGTGGCCATCGATGGCTAA
- a CDS encoding sodium:calcium antiporter, whose protein sequence is MALQLGIILSSLGILLIGAELFTNAVEWVGKRFRMSEGAVGSVLAAVGTALPETLVPVIAILFRPGDMGHEIGIGAILGAPFMLATLAFFIIGVTLILWRRQAPCARLDVNVHVIGRDLVFFLAVYSLALAASLTEAWEWKRFFSAVMVIAYCLYLWLVFTRGGEAAGKQGLEPLFFCRTKKSPPTFLVVFQFVFALGLIIAGAYFFVGGIATVANILGVSALLMALIVVPVATELPEKFNSIIWILKGKDTLALGNITGAMVFQSSLIPVLGILLTPWKLTGVALLSAVLAILSATLVLWQIKFKRSLTPYVFLWGGVFYSGFLLAVYLGLR, encoded by the coding sequence TTGGCACTGCAGTTGGGGATTATTCTCTCCAGCTTGGGAATCCTGTTAATTGGTGCCGAGTTGTTTACCAATGCTGTGGAATGGGTTGGGAAAAGATTTCGCATGTCGGAAGGCGCTGTTGGAAGTGTTTTGGCAGCAGTAGGAACTGCCTTGCCTGAAACCCTGGTCCCGGTAATTGCTATTCTTTTTCGCCCGGGTGATATGGGACATGAAATAGGTATCGGGGCTATTCTGGGTGCGCCTTTCATGTTAGCCACCCTGGCCTTTTTTATTATTGGCGTAACATTGATCTTGTGGCGTCGTCAGGCCCCTTGTGCCAGGCTTGATGTTAATGTTCATGTTATTGGGCGGGATCTGGTTTTTTTTCTGGCGGTTTACAGCCTTGCTCTGGCCGCGTCCCTGACAGAGGCTTGGGAATGGAAGAGATTTTTTTCCGCAGTAATGGTGATAGCTTACTGCCTGTATCTCTGGCTGGTCTTTACCAGGGGAGGGGAGGCTGCCGGAAAACAGGGACTTGAGCCGCTATTTTTTTGTCGGACAAAAAAATCCCCGCCAACGTTTTTGGTGGTATTTCAGTTCGTTTTCGCCCTTGGTCTGATTATTGCCGGCGCTTACTTTTTTGTGGGAGGCATAGCTACTGTAGCTAATATTTTAGGTGTTTCAGCCCTGTTAATGGCTTTGATCGTTGTCCCTGTTGCCACTGAACTGCCGGAAAAATTTAACAGCATAATTTGGATTTTAAAAGGCAAGGATACCTTGGCTTTAGGAAATATTACTGGTGCAATGGTTTTTCAAAGCTCCTTAATTCCGGTTCTAGGCATCCTTTTAACTCCCTGGAAATTAACTGGAGTGGCTTTATTAAGCGCTGTCCTGGCAATCTTATCCGCAACCCTGGTATTATGGCAGATTAAATTCAAGAGATCGTTAACTCCCTACGTTTTTTTATGGGGAGGCGTTTTTTATAGCGGATTTCTGCTGGCAGTGTACCTGGGCTTACGATAG